The nucleotide window TTCCGGACGGAATCCGGGACGGAAGTAGCTGAACGTGGAGAAGACGATGCTGCGCAGTGGAGGCAGCACGTTGGCTCGCACGCCGCGGTGGAACTGCCACTTCTTCTGGAAGTAGTTGTACGACACCGACTCGTCCTGCTTCATGATGAACCGGTAGCCGCGCTGCACCAGGAACAACAGTATCGGTAGGACTGCGAGCATCGCGCGTCCCCGTCGAAGGTAGCTGTCCCCGAAGTAGGCCGCGACGTCGTGTGCGACCGCGCGGTGCTCCACCTCCTCGGCGCCGTGCCACATGAACAGATCGGCCATCGTCGGATGCGCACCGGCCTTGATCCAGTTGTTGTTCAACGCGAAGTCGCCGAGCACCGCGGTGTAGTGCTCGAGGGCAGCGATGAGCCAGAGCCGTTCGATGAGGTGCTTGTGCCGGGCTTCGGGCGAACCGCTCGTCGCCGGCCCGAGCACCCTGCGGAAGATCCATTCCATCTGCAGCTGGTACGGGCGGGGATCGATGCCGTGGTGGTCGAGGAACTCCCACAGGACGTGGTCGTGCGCCTCGGCGTGCATGGCCTCCTGGCCGATGAAGCCACGCATCCGCGAGGCGAGTTCCTCGTCGGCGACCATCGGCAGCGCCTCGTTGTAGGTCTGCACGAACCAGCGTTCGCCCTCCGGGAGGAGCAGGTTGAGCACGCTGACGAAGTTCGACGCCACTGGATGGCCGGGAATCCAGTGCAGGGGAACGGAATCCCAGTCGAATGTCACGTTGCGGGCGTGTAGTTCGACGGGGCCGGGATCGGCCTGCTCGGTCAGATCGGGCCGCGGGCGTTCGACGGTGCTCATCCGGTGACCTTCTGTCGGGCGCCGATCCGGGACAGCCACGGCGCGAAACGGTAGATGCGATAGCCGACCTGCGCCTCGGGGGTCACCGGGACGACGGCCTTGTTGTGTTCGATGGCCGAGACGATCTCGGTCGCCACCCGATCGGGGGTGAATCCGCGACGCTGATAGAAGCGGTCCAGCCGATCCCGTTGTGTCTGTTCGGTATCGGCGTCGAGTCCGGCGATCGGCGTCGACGACACGATGTTGGTGTCGACGATGCCCGGGCAGATGGCGCTCACGCCGATGCGGTGTTCGGCGAGCTCGGCACGCAACGACTCCGAGAACAACAGGACGCCGGCCTTCGACGCCGAGTACAACCCGAGGCTGCGCGACGGTGTGAATGCGGCGGCCGACGCGATGTTGACGATGTGCCCGCCCACGCCGCGCTCGACCATCTGCCGGCCGAACTCGCGGCTTCCCGTGATGACGCCGCGCAGGTTGACGTCGAGCAGGCGATCGACCTGCTCGTCGGTCGCGGCGAGAGCGCCTCCGGCCAAACCGATTCCCGCGTTGTTGATCACGACGTCGGGGACGCCGTGCTTCTCGCGGACCGTCCCGGCGAACGCGGCGAACGCGTCGGTGTCGGACACGTCGAGGAGATAGTCGTGCGCCAGGGCGCCGGCGATCTTGCAGGCCTGCGCGGTCTCGGCCGCCGTCTCCAGGTTTCGGTCGGCGAGCACGAGTTCGCAGCCGCGCTCGGCGAGCAGTAGTGCGGTCTCCCGCCCGATACCGCTGCCCGCGCCGGTGATCACCACCAGCTTCCCGGCCAGCGGCTTCGGCTCGGCGAACACCCGCGACCGTTCGACCGTCGGTGGGACCTCGCTCTCGGTCTGCGCGGCAAGGAAGTCCAGAACCGTCTCGGTCAGATATCCGGGGTGGGTGTACGGCAGCCAGTGTCCCGTCGGGGTGTCGCGCCGCCACAGCTTGGCCACGTATGCCGGGGTGTTCTCGTAGATCGCCGGACGCAGCGCGATGTCGCGTTCGTTGACCACCTGCAATACCGGCACCACGGTCGAACGTGGCTCCGGACGTAGCAGTTTCTGGCGAATGTTGGCGCGGTACAACGCGAGTCCGGTGATCATGTCGCGACGCAGGGTGTCCGCGACGACGACGTTCTCCGGCGGGGTGCCCTCGACTCTGCGCAGGAACTGCTTCCACGCCCGCGGACTCCCGAGTGCGGTCAGCAAGGCGTTCGGCAGCACCGGGAGCTGGAACAGTCCCGTGTAGGCCGATGAGAGCGACTGTGTCGCAATGGTTCGCACGCGCCGCGGCGTCGGGCGGGTCACGCCGTCGTGCAGCAGCCGGCCGAGGTGATCGAGATTGGGTCCGGACACCGAGACGAAGGACGCGATGCGGGTGTGCGACCGCGGCCTGCTCACGGCCTCCCACGCCTGGACCGAACCCCAGTCGTGACCGACCACGTGCACGGGAGCGTCGGGACTCACCGCTTCGGCGACCGCGAAGAGATCGTCGGCGAGTTCGGTCAGCCGGTACGCCCGGACCTCGCGCGGACGGTCGCTCTCGCCGAAGCCGCGGCAGTCGTAGGCCACCACGTGGTACTTCTCGGCCAGTCGGGGCGCGATGTGCGTCCAGAGATGGTGGGTGTCGGGCCAGCCGTGAACCAACAGGACCGTCGGATCGGCCGGGTCGCCGAGTTCGAAGGTGGCCAGCGTGACGCCGTCAGCGGTCACCGTCCCCCGTCGCCAGTCGGGTCGAACCTGTATTGCCTCTTCGGACATTCGTGCCACCTCGTCGTAGACCTCGATGGAGATACACGTTACCAACGGTTACATAAATGTCTAGACCCTCGCGTGAACCCGTCTCAGTGCGGATTCCCCGGGTACGCGTGCCGAAACGCAGCAGAAAGCACAAAAGGCCCGGGTCGGTGAGACCCGGGCCCTTCGTGACGGCCCTCCGCAAGCTCCGGGCCTCCTCAGGGAGCGAGGTGGACGCACGCTCCGCAAGCTCCGGGCCTCCTCAGGGAGCGAGGTGGACGCACGCTCCGTAAGCTCCGGGCCTCCTCAGGGAGCCAGGTGGAGGGAGCGAGGTGGTGGCGTGAACTACTGCCGGTACGACGACAAGAAGTTGCCGATCCGTTCGACGGCTTCCTTGAGGTCCCGCGACCACGGCAGCGTGACGATGCGGAAGTGGTTGGTGTCGTCGAGGTTGAAGCCGGTGCCCTGCACGACGAGGATCTTCTCCTGCAGCAGGAGGTCCTGGACGAACAGCTCGTCGTTGTGGATCTCGTGTACCTCGGGGTCGAGGCGCGGGAACGCGTAGAGCGCGCCCTTGGGCTTCACGCAGCTGACGCCGGGGATCTCGTTGAGCTTCTCCCAGGTGACGTTCCGCTGCTCGTAGAGGCGGCCGCCGGGGGAGACGAGCGCCTCGATGGACTGGTAACCGCCGAGGGCCACCTGGATCGCGTGCTGGCCGGGCACGTTCGCACACAGGCGCGTCGACGCCAGGATGCCCATGCCCTCGATGAATCCCTTGGCGTGATCCTTGGGTCCGGTCATCACGACCCAGCCGGCGCGGTAGCCGCACACCCGGTAGGCCTTCGACAGGCCGTTGAAGGTGAGGCACAACAGATCCGGCGCCAACGACGCGACGTTCACGTGCTCGGCCTCGTCGTAGATGATCTTGTCGTAGATCTCGTCGGCGAGGATCAGCAGCGAGTGCTGCCGCGCGAGTTCGACGAGTTGCTGCAGGACCTCGCGTGAGTAGACCGCGCCCGTCGGATTGTTGGGGTTGATGATGACGATCGCCTTGGTGCGATCGGTGATCTTCGACGCGATGTCGGCGATGTCGGGATTCCAGCCGTTGTCCTCGTCGCAGCGGTAGTGCACGGGACGTCCGCCGGACAGCGAGGTCATGGCCGTCCACAGCGGGTAGTCGGGGGCCGGGATCAGGACCTCGTCACCGTCGTTCAGCAACGCCTGCATCGTCATCGTGATGAGCTCGGAGACGCCGTTGCCCAGGATGACGTCGTCGACGTCGAAGTACGGGAAGTCGGGGATGAGCTCGTATCGCGTCACCACCGAGCGTCGGGCGGACAGCACACCCGCGGACTCGGAGTACCCCTGCGAGTACGGCAGCGCGTGGATCATGTCGCGCATGATCACGTCGGGGGCCTCGAACCCGAACAGCGCCGGGTTGCCGATGTTCAGCTTGAGGATGCGGTGGCCCTCCGCCTCGAGCCGCTGCGCGTGCGCGTGTACGGGTCCGCGGATCTCGTAGCACACGTTCTGCAGCTTGAGCGACTGCTCGAGCGGCTTGAGGTTCTGGTTCAGATGCGACACATGGGGCCTACTCACGGGTCCAATTGTGGCAGCCGGGCGCAAACGGGTTTCCGCCAGTGCTGTGCGGAAGTCGTCCGACACACGAAAAACGGGCTCCGACCGTGGTGGTCGGAGCCCGTTTTCGGTTACTGCGGACTACTTGTGGCCGGGCCGCTTCTTGCCGGCGGCGATGCCGAAGCCCTTGGCCTTCGACGCGCCGGTCTCGGCGATGGTCCGGGCTTCGCCCGAGCCGTTGCTCGACGGGGCCGGGACCTCGGTCCCGTTCGTCTCGGCTGCCGGTGCTTCCGCTGCCGGTGCTTCCTCGACCGCCGGTGCCTCGGCAGGTGCCTCGGGTTCCGGGGCGGCCTCGGGAGCAGGGGCGGCGTCGGCCGGCGCTGCAGCAGGCCTCGGAGCGGCCTTGCTCGCGCCACCGGGGCGCTTCTTGCCGGCGGACATGCCGAAGCCCTTGGCCTTGGCCGGCTTCTCCTCGGTCAGTGCCGCGGCCGAACCGCCCTGGGGTGCCTCGGCTGCCGGGGCGGCGGCTTCGGCGACCGGTGCCTCGGCTGCCGGTGCCTCGGCTGCCGGCGCTGCTGCCGGAGCTTCTGCGGCCGGCTTGGGAGCGGCCTTGCCGATCCCGCCCGGACGCTTCTTGCCCGCGGACATGCCGAAGCCCTTGGCCTTGCCCGCGGTCGCTTCGGTAGCCGCAGCGACGGCGGTGGCCGACTCGGTGTCGGCGGTCGGAGCGGCATCGGGTGCGGACTCGGCCTCGGCGACCTTGTTCTCGGCGGGAGCGGTCACACCGGCGTCGGCGGCCGCCGCGTTCGGGGTGGCCGCCTTCTGGCCGGGACGCTTGCCGGCGGCCATGCCGAAGCCCTTGGCCTTGCCCGGCTTCGCCTCGGCAGCAGGCGCCTCGGCCTTCACGGCCTCGGACGACTCGGCCTCCGCAGGCGCCGGCGCAGCCGAAGCGGCAGGCTTGCTCGCCGCACCCGGACGCTTGGCGCCACCCTTCATGCCGAAGCCCTTGGCTGCGGGCTTCGTCTCGGCAGGCGCCGCAGCGGTTGTCTCCGCGGCGGTCTCGGCCGGTGCAGCAGCCGCAGCACCCGGCTTCTTGCCGCCCTTCATGCCGAAGCCCTTCGACGCGGGCTTCTTCTCGGCGGGTGCGGCCTCGGGAGCCGGTGCAGCGGTCTTGGCCGCGGCGCCCGGCTTCTTGCCGCCCTTCATGCCCAGTCCGACCTTCGGCTTCGGAGCCGCCTCGGTGGTGGCCGTCGAGGTTGCCGCAGCAGCCGCGGGCACCTTCTCGGGCTCCGGTTCCGGTTCGGGCTCGGGAGCGGTCGGACGCGGTCCGAGGTAACGGCCACCGAGCTTGACCTCGGTCTTGCCACGCTTGACCGAGTCGAGCAGCAGCTGCGCGACGTCGACGACCTCGACCTTGCCCTCGGCCTCGGTGCCGCTGGTCCGTGCGGTCACACCGTCGGTCAGCATCACGCGACAGAACGGGCAGCCGGTGGCGACCTTCTTGACCTGCTCACCGGAGGAGATGTCGCCGAGGGTGTCGAGCGCCTCGTCGACCCGGTCGATGTTGATGCGCTTGCCGATCTGCTCTTCCATCCACATGCGGGCGCCACCGGCACCACAGCACATGGACCGTTCGCCGTGACGCGGCATCTCGGTGAGAGTCGATCCGGCCGCACCCATCAGTTCGCGAGGTGCGTCGTAGACCTTGTTGTGGCGGCCCAGGTAGCAGGGGTCGTGGTAGGTCACGTCCTCGCTGATCGGAGCGACCGGCACGAGGCGCTTCTCCCGGACGAGCCGGTTGAGCAGCTGCGTGTGGTGGACGACCTCGTACTTGGCGCCCAGCTGCGGGTATTCGTTGCCCAGCGCGTTGAAGCAGTGCGCACAGGTGACGACGACCTTCTTGCGCTGCTCGGGCGCGGTCGAGAAGACCTCGCCGAGCATCTCGATGTTCTGCTGCGCGAGCATCTGGAAGAGGAACTCGTTGCCCGCGCGTCGTGCGGAGTCACCGGTACAGGTCTCGCCCTCGCCGAGGACCATGAAGTTGACCGCGGCCATGTCGAGGAGCTCGGCGACAGCCTTGGTGGTCTTCTTCGCGCGGTCTTCGTAGGCGCCGGCGCAACCGACCCAGAAGAGGTACTCGAAGCCCTCGAACGACTCGACGTCCTTGCCGAAGACCGGGATGTCGATGTCCATCTCGTCGATCCAGGCGGTACGCGCGGAGGCGTTCTGGCCCCAGGGGTTGCCCTTGTTCTCGAGATTCTTGAACATGCCGGCCAGCTCGGTCGGGAAGTCCGACTCGATCAGGACCTGGTAGCGGCGCATGTCGAGGATGTGGTCGACGTGCTCGATGTCGACCGGGCACTGCTCGACGCAGGCACCACAGGTGGTGCAGCTCCACAGGGTCTCGGTGTCGATGACCGCGCCGAGTTCTTCGGGATCGAATTCGCCGTCAGCCGACTCGATGCCGTTGCCGCCGCCGATCTTGCCCTTCGACTCGCCGACGAGCTTGCGGGCGGCCTCCGCGCGAGCGGCCTCGGGGATCGCGTTGAGCTTGGCCTCGTCGACGTTGCCGTCGGCGTCGACCAGGCCGACCTCGTCGCCGCCCATGTCCTTGCGGCCACCGGCCAACAGGTACGGGGCCTTGGCGTTGCCGTGGTCGCGCAGCGACATGATGAGCAGCTTCGGCGACAGCGGCTTGCCGGTGTTCCAGGCCGGACACTGCGACTGGCAGCGGCCACACTCGGTACAGGTGCTGAAGTCGAGCCAGCCCTTCCACGAGAAGTCCTCGATCTTGCCCGCACCGAACGCGTCGACGTCGGGGTCGGCGGTCTCCATGTCGAGGACCTTGCCCTGGCTCATCATCGGCTTGGCCGCACCGAGGGCGACGCCACCGTCGGTCTCACGCTTGAAGTAGATGTTGAAAAACGCCGAGAAGCGGTGCCATGCCACGCCCCAGTCGGTGTTCAGGCCGACGACGGCCAGCCACACCATGCCGCTCATCAGCTTTATGACCGCGAAGATCGACACGAGGGTCGGCGAGGCCGGGAGGATCTTCGCCACCTGCATGGTGAAGAAGTCGGAGTATGCGTTGGCGTGGCCGTACGTCGCGATCTTCGATGCCTTCACGAGGATCATGCCCAGGCCCTCGAGCAGGACGACGGCCTCGACGAAGTAGGCCGCGCCGAATCGCGATCCCGAGAACCGCGACAGTCGCTCGGGCACACGCGGATGGTTCATCTGACGGATGACGATCAGGACCATGATGCCCACGACGGTGCCGATGCCCAGCAGCTCGTCCCACAGATGCCACGCGAAGGTGTCGCCGAAGACGGGCCAGTGGAACTTCGGGTCGATCGACTGGCCGTAGGCCTCGAACCAGAGGAGGGCGCCGCCCATGAAGCCGATCATGACCAGCCAGTGGGCCCAGCCGACCGAACGGAATTTCACCATTCGGGTGTGCGCGATGAATTCCTTGATCATCGTCGTCAGTCGGGGGATGACCGGCCAGAAGCGGGAACTGTCGACCTTCTGGCCGAGTTTGATGGTGCGGAACATTCGCACCACTCCGCCGAGGAACAGGTACCAACAGAAGAGGCTGATCACCGCTGCTGTGGTGCCGATGGCAATCGTCGTGGCTGTCACGGGCGCGTACCGGCCTTTCGTCTAGGTCGTCCGACACCGGAGGAAGCGCACAGAGTGCGCAGGGCTGTCCCCGCGGAGCGGTGTACTACAGGTAACCGTAATTCTTCACGCCGTCGGCGCGTTGCCAAGGTTGGCCTAATTATTGCTGGTCTATCTCACACCGAATGATACTCGCGAGTAACTTACTGTCGAGTCAGGGTGTGGAGGATCCCACTCCGTCGCCGCGGCCGTCCGGGCGTCAGCTGACCCGGGCCACCTTCTCCAGCTCCTCGAGTGCCGTGTCGAGGTGTGTCAGCAGCCGCTGCAGGCTCGGGACCTGCGCACGTGCCCCGATCAGGCCGAAGTTGATGTGTTCGGCCGTGCTCGTCACGGTGATGTTCAGCGCGAGACCCTCCATCGCGATCGACACCGGATAGAGGCCGTCGAGACGTGCGCCGTTCCAGTACAGCTCGGTCGACGGTCCCGGCACGTTGCTGATGATGATGTTGAACTGCTGCGGGACGTACTGCACGAAACCGGGGACGGTGGCGAAGGCGAGTGGCGCGAAGTTGGCTGCACCCAGGGCGAGCGCCTGCAAGGGCTTGAGCCCGCGGACGACGTCCTTGGCCTGACGGGCGGACGAGACGAGTGAGTTGAGCCGGCGTTCGGGGTCGGGCTGATCGGTGGCGAGGTCGACCATGATCGCCGTCACGGCGTTGCCGTCGGTGTCCCCGTCGGTGTGCATCGACACGGGCACGGCGGCGATCAGCGAGGAATCGGGCAGGGCGTCCTGATCGATCAGGTACGACCGGAGCGCGCCCGAACACATCGCGACTACGACGTCGTTGAGGGTGATGTCCATCGAGTCGGAGATCGCGCGCAGACGGTCGAGTTCCCACTGCTGGGCGGCGAACCGGCGTGCGCTGCCGATCGCCACGTCGAGGATGGTCCGCGGGGCGCGGGGTACCGGCGGTACGAAGCCGGGTTCGCGGATTCCGGCGATGGCGACCCTGGCCGCCGCCGGTCCGAGCCCGGCCACCTGGAGGCCCGCGTCGGCGATCCCGGAGATCCGCGAGCGCAACGTAGGCGCCGGTCGTGGGCGCTTCTTCTCGACGAGGGCGGGATCCCACGGTGCCGATCCGGACCGGTCGTCGGGGTCGGGCGAGAGCATGCGTTGTAGCAGACGAAGCGCCGACACCCCGTCGACGATGGAGTGGTGGATCTTGCTGTAGATCGCGAGGCGGCCGTCGTCGAGGCCCTCGATGACGTGGATCTCCCACATCGGCCGGAACCGGTCGAGCAGGGTGCCGTGGTTCAGCGATACGTAGCGCAGCAACTCGCGGATGCGACCCGGACGCGGAAGCACCGCGCGCCGAACGTGATAGTCGAAGTCGATCTCGGCGTCGTGGGTCCAGGCGACGTTGCCGAGGATGGTGACCGGCGACGCCGGGCGCTTGCGGAAGTGGGGGTGGATCTCGCGGCAGGAGGAGAAGGCGGCGATGACCTCCTCGGCGAGGTCGGCCGATGACTGACCCTCCCGCGGCACGAACAACTGCAACCCGCCGACGTGCATCGGCTGCTCGCGCGTCTCGGCCAGCAGGAATATCGACGAGGTCACCGGCAT belongs to Gordonia westfalica and includes:
- a CDS encoding metal-dependent hydrolase, whose translation is MSTVERPRPDLTEQADPGPVELHARNVTFDWDSVPLHWIPGHPVASNFVSVLNLLLPEGERWFVQTYNEALPMVADEELASRMRGFIGQEAMHAEAHDHVLWEFLDHHGIDPRPYQLQMEWIFRRVLGPATSGSPEARHKHLIERLWLIAALEHYTAVLGDFALNNNWIKAGAHPTMADLFMWHGAEEVEHRAVAHDVAAYFGDSYLRRGRAMLAVLPILLFLVQRGYRFIMKQDESVSYNYFQKKWQFHRGVRANVLPPLRSIVFSTFSYFRPGFRPEQIGSTAQAVAYLASSPAARNAA
- a CDS encoding SDR family oxidoreductase, producing the protein MSEEAIQVRPDWRRGTVTADGVTLATFELGDPADPTVLLVHGWPDTHHLWTHIAPRLAEKYHVVAYDCRGFGESDRPREVRAYRLTELADDLFAVAEAVSPDAPVHVVGHDWGSVQAWEAVSRPRSHTRIASFVSVSGPNLDHLGRLLHDGVTRPTPRRVRTIATQSLSSAYTGLFQLPVLPNALLTALGSPRAWKQFLRRVEGTPPENVVVADTLRRDMITGLALYRANIRQKLLRPEPRSTVVPVLQVVNERDIALRPAIYENTPAYVAKLWRRDTPTGHWLPYTHPGYLTETVLDFLAAQTESEVPPTVERSRVFAEPKPLAGKLVVITGAGSGIGRETALLLAERGCELVLADRNLETAAETAQACKIAGALAHDYLLDVSDTDAFAAFAGTVREKHGVPDVVINNAGIGLAGGALAATDEQVDRLLDVNLRGVITGSREFGRQMVERGVGGHIVNIASAAAFTPSRSLGLYSASKAGVLLFSESLRAELAEHRIGVSAICPGIVDTNIVSSTPIAGLDADTEQTQRDRLDRFYQRRGFTPDRVATEIVSAIEHNKAVVPVTPEAQVGYRIYRFAPWLSRIGARQKVTG
- a CDS encoding pyridoxal phosphate-dependent aminotransferase: MSRPHVSHLNQNLKPLEQSLKLQNVCYEIRGPVHAHAQRLEAEGHRILKLNIGNPALFGFEAPDVIMRDMIHALPYSQGYSESAGVLSARRSVVTRYELIPDFPYFDVDDVILGNGVSELITMTMQALLNDGDEVLIPAPDYPLWTAMTSLSGGRPVHYRCDEDNGWNPDIADIASKITDRTKAIVIINPNNPTGAVYSREVLQQLVELARQHSLLILADEIYDKIIYDEAEHVNVASLAPDLLCLTFNGLSKAYRVCGYRAGWVVMTGPKDHAKGFIEGMGILASTRLCANVPGQHAIQVALGGYQSIEALVSPGGRLYEQRNVTWEKLNEIPGVSCVKPKGALYAFPRLDPEVHEIHNDELFVQDLLLQEKILVVQGTGFNLDDTNHFRIVTLPWSRDLKEAVERIGNFLSSYRQ
- a CDS encoding (Fe-S)-binding protein, with translation MTATTIAIGTTAAVISLFCWYLFLGGVVRMFRTIKLGQKVDSSRFWPVIPRLTTMIKEFIAHTRMVKFRSVGWAHWLVMIGFMGGALLWFEAYGQSIDPKFHWPVFGDTFAWHLWDELLGIGTVVGIMVLIVIRQMNHPRVPERLSRFSGSRFGAAYFVEAVVLLEGLGMILVKASKIATYGHANAYSDFFTMQVAKILPASPTLVSIFAVIKLMSGMVWLAVVGLNTDWGVAWHRFSAFFNIYFKRETDGGVALGAAKPMMSQGKVLDMETADPDVDAFGAGKIEDFSWKGWLDFSTCTECGRCQSQCPAWNTGKPLSPKLLIMSLRDHGNAKAPYLLAGGRKDMGGDEVGLVDADGNVDEAKLNAIPEAARAEAARKLVGESKGKIGGGNGIESADGEFDPEELGAVIDTETLWSCTTCGACVEQCPVDIEHVDHILDMRRYQVLIESDFPTELAGMFKNLENKGNPWGQNASARTAWIDEMDIDIPVFGKDVESFEGFEYLFWVGCAGAYEDRAKKTTKAVAELLDMAAVNFMVLGEGETCTGDSARRAGNEFLFQMLAQQNIEMLGEVFSTAPEQRKKVVVTCAHCFNALGNEYPQLGAKYEVVHHTQLLNRLVREKRLVPVAPISEDVTYHDPCYLGRHNKVYDAPRELMGAAGSTLTEMPRHGERSMCCGAGGARMWMEEQIGKRINIDRVDEALDTLGDISSGEQVKKVATGCPFCRVMLTDGVTARTSGTEAEGKVEVVDVAQLLLDSVKRGKTEVKLGGRYLGPRPTAPEPEPEPEPEKVPAAAAATSTATTEAAPKPKVGLGMKGGKKPGAAAKTAAPAPEAAPAEKKPASKGFGMKGGKKPGAAAAAPAETAAETTAAAPAETKPAAKGFGMKGGAKRPGAASKPAASAAPAPAEAESSEAVKAEAPAAEAKPGKAKGFGMAAGKRPGQKAATPNAAAADAGVTAPAENKVAEAESAPDAAPTADTESATAVAAATEATAGKAKGFGMSAGKKRPGGIGKAAPKPAAEAPAAAPAAEAPAAEAPVAEAAAPAAEAPQGGSAAALTEEKPAKAKGFGMSAGKKRPGGASKAAPRPAAAPADAAPAPEAAPEPEAPAEAPAVEEAPAAEAPAAETNGTEVPAPSSNGSGEARTIAETGASKAKGFGIAAGKKRPGHK
- a CDS encoding WS/DGAT/MGAT family O-acyltransferase yields the protein MQYMPVTSSIFLLAETREQPMHVGGLQLFVPREGQSSADLAEEVIAAFSSCREIHPHFRKRPASPVTILGNVAWTHDAEIDFDYHVRRAVLPRPGRIRELLRYVSLNHGTLLDRFRPMWEIHVIEGLDDGRLAIYSKIHHSIVDGVSALRLLQRMLSPDPDDRSGSAPWDPALVEKKRPRPAPTLRSRISGIADAGLQVAGLGPAAARVAIAGIREPGFVPPVPRAPRTILDVAIGSARRFAAQQWELDRLRAISDSMDITLNDVVVAMCSGALRSYLIDQDALPDSSLIAAVPVSMHTDGDTDGNAVTAIMVDLATDQPDPERRLNSLVSSARQAKDVVRGLKPLQALALGAANFAPLAFATVPGFVQYVPQQFNIIISNVPGPSTELYWNGARLDGLYPVSIAMEGLALNITVTSTAEHINFGLIGARAQVPSLQRLLTHLDTALEELEKVARVS